The nucleotide sequence TAGTGGTCTGTTTGAGGCCCATGGCATTGCCTTTGAAAACTCGACGCTACCGGAACCATGGCTGAGTGATTTATTTTTACCCTATGACTACGGCTATTTTGCTTTTATCTACAACCGCGAAAAACTGGCTAATCCGCCATCGAGTTTGCGACAACTGATCGAGGCAGAGCAGGGGCCCAGTATCCTGGTACAGGACCCGCGAACGTCGACCCCGGGCCTGGGTTTGCTGCTATGGATAAAGAAGGTTTACGGCGACGAGGCTGACGAGGCCTGGGCCCGGTTATCAAGGCGCATTGTTACCGTGAGCAAGGGCTGGAGTGAAGCCTATGGCCTGTTTTTAAAAGGCGAGGCCGACATGGTGCTCAGTTATACCACGTCCCCGGCTTATCACATCATCGCCGAGAACGACACGCGGTATGCAGCCGCGCAATTTAGCGAGGGTCACTACCAGCAGATCGAGGTCGCCGGCCTCGTGCAAAGCAGCCAGCAAAAGAAACTGGCGCGGGACTTTCTCGAATTTATGCTGAGCGAGAAATTCCAGGCGATTATCCCGACGACTAACTGGATGTATCCCGCGGCCTTGTCGAGCGATCGATTACCACCGGACTTCGGGCAGTTAATCGACCCATCTCCCGCGCTGTTGCTGGATGACCAGCTGGTTGCGAGCGAGCGTAAAAGATGGGTGGATGAATGGCTTGAGGTCATGTCGCGCTAG is from Gammaproteobacteria bacterium and encodes:
- the thiB gene encoding thiamine ABC transporter substrate binding subunit, with product MCSITRCLGSILLLSSFALQAATPKLVVYTYDSFTSDWGPGPQIKTAFEAQCDCSLELVGLEDGVSMLNRLKLEGKNTRADILLGIDTSLTADARASGLFEAHGIAFENSTLPEPWLSDLFLPYDYGYFAFIYNREKLANPPSSLRQLIEAEQGPSILVQDPRTSTPGLGLLLWIKKVYGDEADEAWARLSRRIVTVSKGWSEAYGLFLKGEADMVLSYTTSPAYHIIAENDTRYAAAQFSEGHYQQIEVAGLVQSSQQKKLARDFLEFMLSEKFQAIIPTTNWMYPAALSSDRLPPDFGQLIDPSPALLLDDQLVASERKRWVDEWLEVMSR